In Rheinheimera sp. MM224, one DNA window encodes the following:
- a CDS encoding DEAD/DEAH box helicase family protein has product MSSKASLHRDRIEQVLQLKTFEHQRHAAQKVYQQFELGHRAVILTAEMQSGKSGIALTLGGLQRLSLSDSDICDRSKLKDTLFLVTMADVALQEQAAEDLAHCPNMIVSNLVHFQTALLQHFKQQPPKLLIIDECHYGSASDAIRYAQLFDYIEKEASETRIALISATPFSALFAAGSESILRQAFNTALVFHKTPTDYHGIRQMHKRQQIVDLFEEHRAFADESIPRSLFLKHLKSHPNGGWALIRVGNNSAQLAKQVLIKEGFRADQIFIVGQKLTGIEDHELVSLTEFRRQYQNAQLFDEKIIAITVASFRAGINFGIEMKDSLIASWDSTVSNIAAVVQANIGRASGYHHNTKALHFTNLKAVAAYTEFLNTLEAIDTTSNFEPITQLFENICETYQVNGFDRGMKVLSQKQPQALVSKLTMECAGFGHVEFLDLTGNPQNKEQLIANAPRCQEALESLESYYALKPGIAVRTEQDVPNKPVWLSIHFIDGQSFDQTTPGGVIQQLVNAGNKIQEGELVSASDLGCQPTTEVMVFVIDCNNLAPDRDAFSRRIAADDLAEFCQQLGLAPTQQLLVIFTQSHDKSLTIEEPKSRYSRLLKNSVFDD; this is encoded by the coding sequence ATGAGTAGTAAAGCTAGTCTTCATCGAGACAGGATTGAACAGGTGTTGCAGCTAAAAACCTTCGAACACCAAAGACATGCTGCACAAAAAGTTTATCAGCAATTCGAGCTTGGTCATCGGGCTGTCATTTTGACTGCTGAGATGCAATCAGGTAAATCAGGCATCGCTTTGACACTAGGTGGTTTACAGCGTTTGTCGCTCAGTGACAGCGACATCTGTGATCGTTCCAAACTAAAAGACACCTTGTTTCTAGTTACAATGGCCGATGTAGCGCTTCAAGAACAGGCCGCGGAGGATTTAGCTCACTGCCCTAATATGATAGTAAGCAATTTGGTGCACTTTCAAACCGCACTCTTACAGCATTTCAAACAGCAACCACCAAAGTTATTGATCATTGACGAATGTCACTATGGTTCAGCGAGCGACGCTATCCGTTACGCACAGTTATTTGACTATATAGAAAAAGAAGCATCAGAAACCAGGATTGCATTGATATCGGCCACGCCTTTCAGTGCATTATTTGCTGCAGGCAGTGAATCTATATTGCGGCAAGCATTTAACACAGCATTGGTCTTTCACAAAACGCCCACCGACTATCATGGCATTCGACAAATGCATAAACGCCAACAGATTGTCGATTTGTTTGAAGAGCATAGAGCATTTGCCGATGAATCAATTCCACGCAGTCTATTTCTAAAGCATCTAAAAAGTCACCCAAATGGCGGATGGGCACTTATTCGAGTTGGCAACAACAGCGCACAACTTGCTAAACAGGTTCTTATAAAAGAGGGGTTCAGAGCAGACCAAATTTTTATTGTTGGCCAAAAACTTACTGGAATAGAAGATCATGAATTGGTCTCACTCACAGAGTTTCGACGCCAATACCAAAATGCCCAGTTATTTGATGAAAAAATTATTGCAATTACAGTTGCCAGTTTTCGCGCAGGGATAAATTTCGGCATTGAAATGAAAGACAGCCTTATTGCCAGCTGGGATAGCACAGTGTCAAATATCGCCGCGGTAGTACAAGCCAATATTGGCCGTGCCAGCGGGTATCACCATAATACAAAAGCATTACATTTCACCAATCTCAAGGCCGTGGCTGCCTATACGGAGTTTTTAAATACCCTTGAGGCCATAGATACAACCAGCAACTTCGAACCCATAACTCAGTTATTTGAAAATATTTGTGAGACCTACCAAGTCAATGGCTTTGATCGTGGAATGAAGGTGCTCTCACAAAAACAACCTCAGGCTCTGGTGAGTAAATTGACCATGGAGTGCGCTGGCTTTGGGCATGTCGAGTTTCTAGACCTTACAGGTAATCCACAAAACAAAGAACAGCTCATAGCAAACGCACCCCGCTGCCAAGAGGCTTTAGAGTCACTTGAGAGCTACTACGCCTTAAAACCAGGTATTGCAGTTAGAACAGAGCAAGACGTTCCAAATAAACCAGTTTGGTTATCCATTCATTTTATCGATGGTCAAAGTTTTGACCAAACAACACCAGGCGGTGTTATTCAGCAATTGGTGAATGCGGGAAACAAGATTCAAGAGGGTGAATTGGTCTCTGCATCAGACTTAGGCTGCCAACCAACCACTGAAGTTATGGTATTTGTGATCGACTGCAATAATTTAGCGCCCGATCGAGATGCATTTTCCCGCAGAATCGCCGCCGACGATTTAGCAGAGTTTTGCCAACAACTTGGCTTAGCACCTACACAGCAACTACTGGTGATCTTCACTCAATCGCATGATAAAAGCCTAACCATCGAAGAGCCAAAATCCCGATACTCGCGCTTGTTAAAAAATAGTGTATTTGACGATTGA
- a CDS encoding DEAD/DEAH box helicase family protein, which yields MNEKAVKHRHLVQQVLNSDSLFQHQRTAAQKTFDALQGEVRAVVTAAEMQAGKSGVALALACLQRLSLSDEDICDKAKLKDTLYLVTMPDIALIDQAEKDLANAKNIIVSNFVRFEQDIERNFKGYPPKLILIDECHYGSNASSIRYCQIFDYLEKQNDSCKVVFISATPFGALYAAEQEYEVAKHLESLALRENDKAALKEAQEIAENAAKNSILRRDFKTKLVFHRTSQDYFGVRQMLAAKQIRNLDTTTRNFLETSTARDQFMDLFHKYEGAGWALVRVNPNNAMNAKMELIERGVSAANIFILGSQLNDVPVEELTSIDRFKREFDECIDFDEKLIAITVAGCRAGINFGQMMKTRLIATWDNTVTSIASVVQANVGRACGYHPNRDAIHFTNLNAAQAYGAILDYLDQNTAEHAASDFDGLREFFDEICQEYNVNGLDVGLTIKAKRRRPIGDVETYMTDSYIAVPGKLLEPAYDYSQHTSDPLLIKSIETIREEMTKAGGPTVKGNRAMRGANKNWVKAQWVNGDSYDNPEKARKEGTMKERTLSFTRSIDQGENIEFNQIVLPGSGEYSENKLITATIFSVYNISRRDGVKKKIMSLDDVYEMCDHFSVPRDDTMFVLYKRGEYHAERTRIKIESNEGPDQVNTIRDESQFSEKERNR from the coding sequence ATGAACGAAAAAGCCGTCAAGCACAGACACCTAGTGCAGCAGGTCCTCAATAGCGACAGTCTCTTCCAGCATCAACGTACTGCCGCACAAAAAACATTTGATGCACTCCAAGGCGAAGTACGCGCAGTGGTTACAGCAGCGGAAATGCAGGCAGGAAAGTCTGGTGTTGCCTTAGCTTTAGCCTGTTTACAACGCTTATCGCTAAGTGATGAAGATATTTGCGATAAGGCTAAACTCAAAGATACGTTGTATCTAGTCACCATGCCAGATATAGCTTTGATTGATCAGGCGGAGAAAGATTTGGCAAATGCCAAAAATATTATCGTCAGCAATTTTGTGCGTTTTGAGCAAGACATTGAACGAAATTTCAAAGGCTACCCGCCAAAACTAATCTTAATAGATGAATGTCATTACGGTTCAAATGCATCCTCTATCCGTTACTGCCAAATCTTTGATTATCTAGAAAAACAAAACGATAGTTGCAAGGTTGTATTCATTTCAGCTACACCTTTTGGCGCGCTTTATGCGGCAGAACAAGAGTATGAAGTGGCAAAACATTTAGAGAGCCTGGCACTTAGGGAAAATGATAAAGCCGCTCTAAAAGAAGCACAGGAAATTGCCGAAAACGCTGCTAAAAACTCCATCCTACGCCGTGACTTCAAAACAAAACTGGTATTCCACAGAACCAGCCAAGATTACTTCGGCGTACGCCAGATGCTGGCGGCAAAACAAATCAGAAATTTGGATACTACGACACGAAACTTTTTAGAAACATCAACAGCCCGTGATCAGTTTATGGATCTCTTTCATAAATATGAAGGTGCGGGTTGGGCTTTGGTTCGAGTTAACCCAAATAACGCGATGAACGCCAAAATGGAGCTCATTGAACGCGGTGTTAGCGCCGCTAATATTTTCATCCTCGGTAGCCAGTTAAATGATGTTCCTGTAGAAGAACTCACGTCGATTGACCGGTTCAAAAGAGAGTTTGATGAATGTATAGATTTTGATGAAAAACTTATAGCGATTACAGTCGCGGGCTGTCGTGCTGGCATCAACTTTGGTCAAATGATGAAAACCCGTTTGATTGCAACCTGGGATAATACAGTAACCAGTATTGCCTCCGTCGTACAGGCAAACGTCGGACGTGCCTGCGGTTACCACCCGAATCGAGATGCTATCCATTTTACTAACCTTAATGCAGCGCAAGCTTACGGGGCAATTCTAGATTATTTAGACCAAAACACTGCTGAACACGCAGCCTCAGATTTTGATGGTTTACGTGAGTTTTTCGATGAAATTTGCCAAGAATACAATGTCAACGGATTAGATGTAGGTTTAACCATCAAAGCCAAACGTCGACGCCCCATCGGCGACGTTGAAACTTATATGACAGACAGTTACATCGCTGTACCAGGCAAACTTTTAGAACCTGCTTACGATTATTCCCAGCACACTTCAGATCCTCTGCTCATAAAGTCCATAGAAACAATCCGAGAAGAAATGACAAAAGCTGGTGGGCCCACAGTAAAAGGCAATCGTGCCATGCGCGGGGCTAATAAAAACTGGGTGAAAGCACAGTGGGTCAATGGAGATAGCTACGACAATCCAGAAAAAGCCCGTAAAGAAGGCACCATGAAAGAGCGAACGCTGAGTTTTACCCGCTCCATTGACCAAGGTGAAAACATCGAATTTAACCAAATTGTTCTTCCTGGTTCAGGCGAGTATTCCGAAAACAAACTGATCACCGCTACCATTTTTAGCGTTTACAACATATCTAGACGTGACGGGGTTAAAAAGAAAATCATGTCCTTAGATGATGTATACGAGATGTGTGATCATTTTTCAGTTCCTCGTGACGACACCATGTTCGTGCTATACAAGCGCGGTGAATATCACGCCGAACGAACACGAATCAAAATTGAGTCCAATGAAGGTCCGGACCAAGTCAACACGATCCGTGACGAATCTCAGTTTTCTGAAAAAGAGCGCAATCGATGA
- a CDS encoding sensor domain-containing diguanylate cyclase translates to MGSATDKEGVVQDIDHRIADIEHDHVRRAALFIIKANLLQHHGMVAIEENIGKALLLIDERTQPELYLYAMVVKSYGMYMYQNQAEQAATLLEKVQQHPALKNDLYVQVQGLSSLLEVYYRLNHFNKISKPLFQLARTLTSKEMAPEYQGFFRELDAELAYHSSLIGDKHQAIAIYKKMITESKLKGQIDNIAIVNCNIANMYFLPLSEKIHYAKASLAAARNLSCSDVMEKLVLLDEIQQGNLSNIARLPQFHSNQQMPRLNERSAYYAGLAYLQLDDLAGAQRMANRMTDPNNWERYDLLQKMYEKQGNYRDAFAASQRFHQLRAEKDANARALMLSSYQTRLEMAQEDTIAAEQAKQAEQLHAAEQKAEARLQLMLTVIAAGVGITLVLTLYLYRSRQLQHKLQQLSDTDPLTGLLNRRAFLRQAEQLKQLAERQQFPLSVALIDLDYFKQINDKYGHQTGDTVLLAFAKAANSTLRQTDLCGRFGGEEFILLTTQQDTTAFAASLQRLQQCFTKLCLHDLQLGFAVSFSAGISTVFEQSAGVHQDIEEAIRQADEQLYFAKANGRQQVCTEGLCLQLVSA, encoded by the coding sequence ATGGGTTCTGCAACAGATAAAGAGGGAGTCGTTCAAGACATCGATCACCGTATTGCTGACATTGAACACGACCACGTTCGTCGTGCCGCCTTGTTTATAATCAAAGCTAATTTACTTCAACATCATGGAATGGTGGCTATAGAGGAGAATATTGGCAAGGCACTGTTATTAATTGATGAGCGAACACAGCCTGAGTTGTATCTCTACGCCATGGTAGTTAAAAGTTATGGCATGTATATGTATCAAAACCAGGCCGAGCAGGCCGCAACATTACTGGAAAAAGTACAGCAGCACCCTGCATTAAAAAATGATCTTTATGTGCAGGTACAGGGCCTATCAAGTTTATTGGAAGTCTATTACAGGTTGAATCACTTCAACAAAATTAGTAAACCTTTATTTCAATTAGCCAGGACTTTAACCTCAAAAGAAATGGCGCCTGAGTATCAAGGGTTTTTCAGAGAGCTTGACGCTGAACTGGCTTATCACAGCAGTTTGATTGGTGATAAACATCAGGCTATCGCTATATATAAAAAAATGATAACCGAAAGTAAACTGAAAGGACAAATTGATAATATCGCGATAGTAAATTGCAATATTGCTAATATGTATTTCCTGCCGTTGTCAGAAAAAATACATTATGCCAAAGCCTCGCTTGCAGCGGCTCGCAACTTGTCTTGCTCAGATGTGATGGAAAAGCTGGTACTGTTAGACGAGATACAGCAAGGGAATTTGTCCAATATTGCTCGCCTGCCTCAGTTTCATTCAAATCAGCAAATGCCTCGTTTAAACGAACGTTCCGCATATTATGCGGGTTTAGCTTATCTGCAGTTAGACGACCTGGCAGGCGCACAACGCATGGCCAATAGGATGACGGACCCCAATAACTGGGAACGATATGATTTGCTACAAAAAATGTATGAAAAGCAAGGCAATTACCGAGATGCCTTTGCTGCCAGTCAGCGCTTTCATCAACTGCGAGCAGAAAAAGATGCGAATGCCAGAGCTTTGATGCTTAGCAGCTATCAAACCCGTTTAGAGATGGCGCAGGAAGACACCATTGCAGCTGAGCAAGCCAAGCAAGCCGAGCAGCTTCACGCTGCTGAACAAAAAGCCGAAGCGCGTTTGCAGTTGATGCTGACCGTCATTGCTGCTGGTGTAGGGATCACATTAGTTTTAACGCTTTATCTTTACCGCAGTCGTCAGTTACAACACAAACTCCAGCAGTTATCGGACACAGATCCATTGACTGGTTTACTAAACCGCCGGGCATTTTTGCGCCAGGCTGAGCAGTTAAAGCAACTCGCTGAGCGCCAACAGTTTCCGCTCTCCGTCGCGCTTATTGACCTCGATTATTTTAAACAAATTAATGATAAATACGGTCATCAGACAGGCGATACTGTGCTTCTTGCCTTCGCTAAGGCTGCGAACAGCACACTGAGACAAACAGACCTATGCGGGCGCTTCGGTGGTGAAGAGTTTATTCTGCTTACGACCCAGCAAGATACCACTGCCTTCGCCGCATCTTTACAGCGGCTGCAGCAATGCTTTACTAAACTGTGTTTACATGACCTTCAGTTAGGTTTTGCTGTGAGTTTCTCAGCAGGTATTTCTACTGTGTTTGAACAGAGCGCAGGAGTGCATCAGGATATTGAGGAAGCGATTCGTCAGGCTGACGAGCAACTATACTTTGCCAAAGCCAATGGTCGACAACAAGTTTGTACGGAAGGTTTATGTTTGCAGCTGGTGAGTGCATGA
- a CDS encoding nuclease-related domain-containing DEAD/DEAH box helicase, whose amino-acid sequence MAKLYPDLNAIKRLKVTPTPGELFLCESLQSKLSDRCHVFFNPYLDGDRPDIIILKQHCGAVIIEVKDWDLSNYTINMQNHWYVHSANNSSLIRSPFSQVFRYKSNFFELHLPKIGLLEALNRNFFGVIHCFVYFHLATKYLLESKYLAAKQEIALKHAENNDNFRRNLIAFAAYEKSNNYFSSKKKQIERDINLSVTNENIDRLVHKINSLNENRLFTDEIFDEFYRRLSPPEHVLSQGRTIPYDKQQQKYIESLDEFRKIKGVAGCGKTTILAKRAVNAVKRHASQVLILTFNITLKHYIKDKISDVRDGIDFNKFEITNYHQFFNLQANNSNIDISEITNELHEAGLTQEEILDQLYKTDIFSGKEVVKFKTIFIDEIQDYLPEWVKIIRDNFLEENGEMVLFGDQSQNIYERSEKQRESSILQGFGRWVKLTKSYRSDTNSPLINLFKAFQRKFLIEKYQDSELFDSDLSQEAMNFDILTYSVYAQTDGLESLHTHIKDEIKKNMFVPNDISIVCSNIELLRLLNVFFNRNEKTAIMFESQEEYFHILNCDESTPKGDIAIKEKNAKSDLEKIRRRKKNFFMQNSGLIKISTIHSFKGLESPTVFCILTAKDNAELVYTAMTRAKNNLIIFDVKDSKYAEFFSQLLG is encoded by the coding sequence ATGGCAAAACTATACCCTGATTTGAATGCTATAAAGAGATTGAAAGTCACTCCGACACCTGGAGAGCTTTTTCTATGCGAATCACTTCAAAGTAAATTAAGTGATAGATGCCATGTGTTTTTTAATCCATATTTAGATGGGGACAGGCCTGACATTATCATACTAAAGCAGCACTGCGGAGCTGTAATCATTGAAGTCAAAGACTGGGATTTAAGCAACTACACTATTAACATGCAAAACCATTGGTATGTACATTCTGCAAACAATAGCTCACTTATTAGGTCTCCATTTAGTCAGGTATTCCGCTATAAATCGAACTTTTTTGAACTTCACCTCCCTAAAATAGGTTTGCTAGAAGCGTTAAATAGAAATTTTTTTGGAGTTATCCATTGTTTTGTTTATTTCCATCTAGCAACTAAGTACTTATTAGAGTCAAAATATCTTGCAGCAAAACAAGAGATTGCTCTCAAACATGCCGAGAATAATGATAATTTCAGAAGAAACCTGATTGCCTTTGCTGCTTATGAAAAATCAAACAACTATTTTTCAAGCAAAAAGAAGCAAATTGAAAGAGATATTAACTTATCAGTTACTAATGAAAATATAGACCGCCTGGTTCATAAAATTAACAGTCTGAATGAAAATAGATTATTCACTGATGAAATATTTGATGAATTTTACAGAAGACTATCGCCTCCAGAGCATGTTTTATCACAAGGCAGAACTATACCCTATGATAAGCAGCAGCAAAAATACATTGAAAGCTTAGACGAATTCAGAAAAATAAAAGGTGTAGCTGGATGTGGAAAGACAACTATATTAGCCAAAAGGGCTGTTAACGCAGTAAAACGACACGCTTCTCAGGTGCTTATTCTAACATTCAATATAACACTGAAACATTACATAAAAGACAAAATTAGCGATGTGAGAGATGGAATAGATTTCAATAAATTTGAAATAACAAACTATCATCAGTTTTTTAACCTCCAAGCTAATAACTCGAATATAGACATAAGCGAAATAACTAATGAATTACATGAAGCGGGTTTAACACAAGAAGAAATTCTTGACCAATTATACAAAACAGATATTTTTTCAGGAAAGGAAGTAGTTAAATTTAAAACTATATTTATAGATGAAATCCAAGATTATCTGCCTGAGTGGGTGAAGATAATTCGCGATAATTTTCTTGAAGAAAATGGAGAAATGGTGCTCTTTGGCGATCAGTCGCAAAACATATATGAAAGAAGCGAAAAACAAAGAGAGTCTTCAATATTGCAGGGTTTTGGTCGTTGGGTTAAATTAACGAAATCATATCGTTCAGATACCAACTCTCCTTTAATCAACTTATTTAAAGCATTTCAAAGAAAATTCCTTATTGAAAAATATCAAGATAGTGAGTTATTTGATTCAGATCTTTCTCAAGAGGCGATGAACTTCGATATATTAACTTATTCGGTTTATGCACAAACCGACGGGTTAGAATCGTTGCATACACATATTAAAGATGAAATCAAAAAGAATATGTTTGTGCCGAACGATATATCAATAGTCTGCTCGAATATCGAGCTCCTGAGGCTGTTAAACGTATTTTTTAATAGAAATGAAAAAACGGCGATAATGTTTGAAAGCCAGGAAGAGTATTTCCATATATTGAACTGCGACGAATCGACACCTAAAGGTGATATCGCTATTAAGGAGAAAAATGCAAAGTCTGATTTAGAAAAAATAAGGAGAAGAAAGAAAAACTTCTTTATGCAAAACTCTGGGTTAATCAAAATATCAACAATACACAGTTTTAAAGGACTAGAGTCACCTACAGTTTTTTGCATTCTCACAGCGAAAGATAATGCTGAATTAGTTTATACTGCTATGACAAGAGCAAAAAATAATTTAATTATATTTGACGTAAAAGACAGTAAATATGCCGAGTTTTTTAGCCAACTGCTTGGATGA
- a CDS encoding IS630 family transposase, whose translation MNKITFFHGAETRRLKKVIHKTRDKDLCRRANAVLLVLKGATKSEVARVLQAGRSSVNRWLAWYEVAGIDGLKTKGVGRPVRQPKAFICKVLRLLLEQTPRTLGYQRSRWSTELFALLLRKLCSIKVHSSTIRRWLPKLGIVWRRAAPTLYIRDPDKEAKLAAMREALDNTSVDHPVFYEDEVDIHLNPKIGAEWGLKGQQRKVATPGQNKKHYLAGALHSQTGQISYVGGQRKTSDLFIELLEKVKGQYRRAKSVTFIVDNYIIHKSKKTQKWLAENPKFKLLFLPVYSPWHNKIEKLWHALHETITRNHRCKTMDELLEQVDHFMETAAPFPGGKHGLKTVYHN comes from the coding sequence ATGAACAAAATAACATTTTTCCATGGCGCTGAAACCCGTCGTTTGAAGAAAGTCATTCATAAAACCAGAGATAAAGACCTATGCCGCAGAGCCAATGCAGTTCTTCTGGTGTTAAAAGGTGCCACTAAATCTGAAGTCGCCCGTGTGCTTCAGGCGGGGCGTTCCTCCGTGAACCGCTGGCTCGCCTGGTACGAAGTGGCCGGTATTGATGGCTTGAAAACAAAAGGAGTTGGCAGGCCAGTTCGCCAGCCCAAAGCCTTTATTTGTAAGGTGTTGAGACTGTTGTTGGAGCAAACGCCACGAACCTTGGGCTATCAGCGCTCACGCTGGAGTACTGAGTTGTTCGCGTTGCTGCTCAGAAAGCTGTGCAGCATCAAGGTACATAGCTCCACTATCAGACGTTGGTTACCAAAGCTGGGGATTGTCTGGCGGCGGGCAGCACCGACGCTGTACATACGTGACCCGGACAAAGAAGCGAAGTTAGCAGCGATGCGAGAAGCGCTGGACAACACCAGTGTCGACCATCCGGTGTTTTATGAAGATGAAGTGGATATCCACCTGAACCCGAAGATTGGAGCGGAATGGGGCCTCAAAGGTCAGCAGCGTAAAGTCGCGACACCAGGACAAAACAAGAAACACTATTTAGCCGGAGCGCTGCACAGCCAAACGGGGCAAATCAGCTATGTAGGTGGACAGCGAAAAACAAGCGACCTGTTTATCGAGTTACTGGAGAAGGTCAAAGGCCAGTACAGGCGGGCGAAAAGCGTGACCTTTATTGTGGATAATTACATCATTCACAAGAGTAAGAAAACGCAAAAGTGGCTGGCAGAAAACCCGAAGTTCAAGCTGCTGTTTTTACCGGTCTACAGCCCGTGGCATAACAAAATAGAAAAGCTCTGGCATGCGCTGCATGAAACAATTACCCGCAATCATCGATGTAAAACGATGGATGAACTACTGGAGCAGGTAGACCATTTTATGGAAACGGCAGCTCCGTTCCCTGGCGGAAAACATGGGCTGAAGACGGTGTATCACAATTAG
- a CDS encoding tetratricopeptide repeat protein, translated as MVSELAVSTTVMDDVEFVQCFNGVIAAHYQEAARYQKALPEFALMRMRQVVEGLCLELASHVGLNVAADHTLIKLIKDLKDSGKFKKAIADDLHHIRIQANKFVHVEKLESPGQPSKVQSGTELADIVQSCRTALCRVLVAFACSIKNVTGITELLQRQFTVMSQEELIAKAVTSLKPNDKFLAGVAVDAITRDFLSKEVGLLLTEQQKFHYFSLQRLAATFYLAAIELDANLDEVPSQYLSEIGDGLAFTRCDPEYLFRFADVVVHGDIGDELKAKGVTALESAAKKGHVPAKALLAGIYYQNANYEPALKLALAAVDAGEFRAVKILFCYYAEGNACAIDKTMARRYLDIGVENGYLPALTLLGQELCIGERLDKQNAAGLQYLQQAAEQGDPDAIKFVSLFDGTKEREMQERVQTLLTQLKSHETIQQVMIEAKRLQNRQLAYQQKVGVNDLCPCKSGKKYKKCCKK; from the coding sequence ATGGTGTCTGAGTTAGCTGTATCGACCACTGTTATGGACGATGTTGAGTTTGTTCAATGTTTTAATGGCGTGATTGCAGCTCATTATCAAGAAGCCGCTCGTTATCAAAAAGCCTTGCCCGAGTTTGCATTAATGAGAATGCGCCAGGTTGTTGAAGGGTTGTGCTTAGAATTGGCCAGCCATGTTGGTTTGAATGTTGCTGCTGATCATACTCTTATAAAATTAATCAAAGACTTAAAAGATAGCGGCAAGTTCAAAAAAGCCATTGCAGATGATTTGCATCATATCCGCATTCAGGCTAATAAGTTTGTGCATGTCGAAAAGTTAGAATCCCCAGGCCAACCAAGTAAAGTGCAGTCTGGTACTGAGTTGGCAGACATAGTTCAAAGTTGCCGTACGGCTTTGTGCCGAGTATTGGTTGCATTTGCTTGCAGCATCAAAAATGTAACGGGTATAACTGAGCTACTGCAACGGCAATTTACAGTTATGTCACAAGAGGAGTTAATTGCAAAAGCAGTAACATCCTTGAAACCTAACGATAAGTTTTTGGCAGGTGTAGCCGTTGATGCCATAACACGAGATTTTCTATCGAAAGAAGTAGGGCTGCTTCTTACAGAGCAGCAAAAGTTCCACTATTTTTCGTTACAGCGTTTAGCTGCAACATTTTATTTGGCTGCAATTGAGCTTGATGCCAACCTTGATGAAGTGCCAAGTCAGTACCTTTCAGAAATAGGTGATGGCCTGGCATTCACACGTTGTGATCCTGAGTATTTATTTAGATTTGCAGATGTTGTAGTTCATGGCGACATAGGTGATGAGTTAAAAGCCAAAGGCGTTACTGCACTTGAGTCTGCAGCAAAAAAGGGACACGTTCCGGCCAAGGCGTTATTGGCTGGGATTTATTATCAGAATGCCAATTATGAACCTGCCTTAAAGCTCGCTTTAGCTGCAGTGGATGCCGGCGAGTTTAGAGCGGTAAAGATACTGTTTTGTTACTATGCCGAAGGTAATGCGTGCGCAATAGATAAAACTATGGCCAGGCGCTATTTAGACATAGGAGTGGAGAACGGTTATCTTCCTGCGCTCACATTGCTGGGGCAAGAATTATGTATTGGCGAACGGCTTGATAAACAGAACGCTGCTGGTCTTCAATATCTTCAGCAGGCAGCTGAACAGGGCGATCCCGATGCGATCAAATTCGTTTCTTTGTTTGATGGCACTAAAGAGCGTGAGATGCAAGAACGAGTTCAAACTCTTCTAACACAGCTAAAAAGCCATGAAACTATTCAGCAGGTGATGATTGAAGCGAAACGCTTGCAGAATCGACAGCTGGCATACCAACAAAAAGTGGGTGTGAATGACCTTTGCCCTTGCAAATCGGGCAAAAAATACAAAAAATGCTGTAAAAAGTAG